The following DNA comes from Alosa alosa isolate M-15738 ecotype Scorff River chromosome 13, AALO_Geno_1.1, whole genome shotgun sequence.
CAAATACTTTGCCAAGGAACAGTTATGCAGTTATGCAAGCCACCTGTTGTAGGGATCTGTAAACAGTTGAAAGGCACAagttttacaaatttcaaagaACAGCCGGCAGAAATTTTCAAccattaattaatcacagaaaCAAGATCAGTTAGGTCCAGAGCCATCGGGCAAGTTGACGTTAAGTAGGCACAAAATGTTTAAAAGTCATCAAGTGTTTCACTGAAGCTGTACAGGATTCACTAATGTCGACTCCGTTTCCATCCTTGACGCAAATATCACTGATGGTGAAGCTATGAACCAAATGCAAACACTTTTACATGGCCAAATGATATTCAGAGTGTTCATTAAGCACAGAATAACCCCCAGAAGCACTGTTTACCACATTTTCCCCACTGTAGTGTAATTATACGATGTGTTCATCCTTGTGAAATATGGCATTACATCAACAAAGCAGAAATTGAAACAACTTGTCATACCCTGGCCACAGCTTGCACAGAAAGTACAAGAGTACAATATCAAAATACTGAAGGAGTGAGTGAGGAAGAGCTTAAATAccagctgtttgtttgtttgtttgtttatcatcTCCAGAAGAAAACAAAGCAGCACTAGGATGACTAAGCAAACCAAGATACCTTATGACCGATGCACGCCAAAACACCTGCCTCATCAAAGGAGGTCACTAATGACATCAGTTTAGCTCATATTAAAGCAAAAGAAGACAAAGGCCGAGAGAGAAGTTCATTCACTCATATTTCTGTTACTGAGGCATCCTTAAGTGGTTGGATTGTGTGTTGGATGCAGTGAGGCACACAGGGTCTGTCCATATTTGCATTGTTCCCACTGTGATGTAAACAATTTGTTtctttgtgatgtgtgtgtgacttcagaACTGTTGGCTTTTGTATCACTTCGCAGAGGTTTGTGTTTAGGGTGTGTGAAGGTTGTCGATGATGGAGACATTATCCTACTGTGTCGAGGTTTGTGTTTAGTGTGTAAAGGTTGTAGATGATGGGGGGGACATCATCGAGGTGTGTCTTAAGGGGGTGTAAAGATTGTGAATGATGGGGACATTATCCTCCTGCATCAAGGTTTGTGTTAAGGGTGTGTGAAGGTGGTGGATGATGGGGACATTATCCTCCTGTGTCGAggtgtgtgttaagggtgtGTGAAGGTGGTGGATGATGGGGACATTATCCTCCTGTGTCGAGTGTGTGTTAAGGGTGTGTGAAGGTGGTGGATGATGGGGACATTATCCTCCTGTGTCGAggtgtgtgttaagggtgtGTGAAGGTGGTGGATTATGGGGACATTATCCTCCTGTGTCGAggtgtgtgttaagggtgtGTGAAGGTGGTGGATGATGGGGACATTATCCTCCTGTGTCGAGGTTTAGGTTAAGGGTGTGTGAAGGTGGTGGATGATGGGGACATTATCCTCCTGTGTCGAggtgtgtgttaagggtgtGTGAAGGTGGTGGATGATGGGGACATTATCCTCCTGTGTCGAggtgtgtgttaagggtgtGTGAAGGTGGTGGATTATGGGGACATTATCCTCCTGTGCCGAGGTGTGTGTTAAGAGTGTGTGAAGGTGGTGGATGATGGGGACATTATCCTCCTGTGTCGAGGTTTAGATTAAGGGTGTGTGAAGGTGGTGGATGATGGGGACATTATCCTCCTGTGTCGAggtgtgtgttaagggtgtGTGAAGGTGGTGGATGATGGGGACATTATCCTCCTGTGTCGAGGTTTAGGTTAAGGGTGTGTGAAGGTGGTGGATGATGGGGACATTATCCTCCTGTGTCGAGGTTTAGGTTAAGGGTGTGTGAAGGTGGTGGATGATGGGGACATTATCCTCCTGTCGAGGTTTAGGTTAAGGGTGTGTGAAGGTGGTGGATGATGGGGACATTATCCTCCTGCGTTTCTGGGCCCATGGGTCCCCAGTGTGACCAGTTCAAGTCAACAGCCAGCTGTCTCCTCGCTAAAGCCCAGCTGCGCTGCGCCGGGGTGCTGCAGCGAGGCCAGAGGTCAGACGATGCGGTAGTCAAACGTGTCCTTCTCCATGTAGTCCGTCCAGGTGGAGGAGGGCATGCTGCTGTAGGGGTCCAGCAGGATGCGGAAGCAGCGCACGATCAGCAGTCcgaggaagatgaagaggagaaggaCGAAGACGAAGGCCGCCCGCTGCTCCAGCGTCAGGAAGGTGGACATGTGCGGGCTCCCTCCGCCCGACGCCGACAGCGTGCTGCTGTGCAGGCTCTCGGCCATTTTGGGGTGAGCCGCCGTGTCTGCGTCTGTCCGGATCGATCACTCCACCAACACGGGCCCAGGGACCGCGGTCATCTCCGGGGGTTACGGGGGTAGCTGCTTGGGGCGACTGCACTCTAATGTACACTGTCGGTGTTGAATGGCTAAGTCCACTTAAGAGACGGTGTCACACGTTGTGAGTCATTATTCTCGGTGTCGCTGGAGCCCAGCCTGCGTGTTTACAATCAAGCGCAGACACACCGACCAACCAGCCACTCCTCCCGACTCTGAGGGAAAAGGCAGTGCCATCGGTTGAAGTGTGAAAAAGGCAGTGTGGCATCTCCCTCTCCCCGTTCACATTTCACCACAAATGAAAACCTTGCTGGGTTTATGTGAAAAAACTTCACTTCATAAGACCAGGGCTACAATACAGTATGCCATCTTCTACCCTTTCTTCTAGGTAGTGTGTTAAGCACATATAATTAGAATGATTAAAGTTACAATTATCTTCCTATCTTATTACTTTTAACAGAGACTGATGCATTGCATTGATACATTGATGGGCAATCATTTAAAATACTGTGCTCACACATCAATAGACGTGATCAAGGCGTTCCCTAAGCACCATACAAAACAGCCAGCATCCTCACGCATGTATACCAACAGCAACATATCATTAACACTGTACATGACCAGTTTGCTCTCTGCTCCTCACCGACTACAAAAATCTAAGAACTATTGTGCAGATCGCAAATTGAATGCGTCAAGTATTTGGCATGACCGGTACAAGAGTGCAAAGAAAGAGATCACCACACACTTACCTGTTGTGctgctgagagagagtgagagagagagagagagagagagagagagagagagagggaaagaagcgCTGTGAGGGTGGCTACTGGCCACAAGCTGTGTCGTGCTCAGCTCAGTGAGGGTGGCTAGTGGACGCAAGCTGTGTCGTGGTCAACTCAGTGCCTGCGATGGCCACAAGCCTCAACTTTTCCCCTCCGCTTAGCTCTGTCATCAGGCGATCCAAATAGTCTTCCTTATAGCCACCCTTCCATCTCTTGCTTTTGTTGTCcaactccctcctctcccctccagaGGAGGATGTAGTGGTGTCTCGTCACCCATAGCAACCAGTTGCCATAGCAATTTCCCCAAGTATGATCACTGAATGTTCAGcaagtctgagtgtgtgtgtgtgtgtgtgtgtgtgtgtgtgtgtgtgtaaaagaggaaaagacagagaaataaagggagaaagagagaggatgtgtAAATCGCTGTTTGTGCTTGATGAAGACGCAGTGAGAGCCATTTATGTGGAATCAGAGCACCTGCTAAACTCACACGAAAAATTACGTCTTTTTTTAGCCTCAAATAAATGATTGTTTGGCTTCAGGGTATTGCGTGAGCAATCAGGATCTGGAACGACAGTTAGGCGGTGGACACTGCCCTCAAAAAAAGAGCAGCTGAACAAAAAAAGAGTCAATTTCAGCACATTTGTGGCAATTACCTCTGTATTGTTCTCTGCCAAATGCTTTCAGTCAGTCAATGGAAGGTACATATGCATATCAAAGAGCTGATGCTCAAAAGACAGGAGGCTTGTGATGATGCCCCCATGTTGCCCATAAAACACAGGCAGAAAAGGCCTCTCTCCACTCATCTCACACGGAGGAGCCATTTGTATAATGCTCCTGTTTCACATTTTCATATCTTTCCAGTATTGGGTAAaaagacattacacacacacacacacacacacacacacacacacactgaattctATTATGTGTGATATTAAAGGAAGAAACCCATGgcataatgtaatgtatttgCCGAACAAATGACCATGGGTTGCAGCACAGGGATATTATCAcacaaatgatttcacaaatgATATTGGATGTAGATGTGATGGTGATTGCTTCTCCATGCATGAACTCGAAAATGAATCAACAGGCACATTATATGAGCCAGGGCCCCTGCTGTAAAATGTTCAGACCCAAATGGTGTCTAGGACTGTGGACTGGAGTCGTTCCCCTGGGAAAGGTCATGCACATCGCCAGGGACAGCAACTGACACCTCAACGTCTCTGAATAGCTTCTCTTTGCCCAGAGGAAGCTGAACCGTCCATCTACAGTCCAGATGCAAGGGGGTATCAGTCCATATGAACACTAGGgtggtttgtttttgtcttggcAATACATACAAACCTGTTCTTAACCAGTTTACACCAGCAGCTGGCAGAGAATATTAAAGTGCAAATTTGGCTGGTAAATGCAACATGCTGCATTGCAAAGTGGTCTGATGTAGTGATGTAGGgataaacaatatatatatatatatatatatatacatactaaATAAAGATGACAATTTTCAGATTTAGGGATTAAAGATGGATCGATATGTAAATCATTTCTTCAAATGAATATAATCAGTCACATCCTCAATAATGTGTTATGTTGCAGATAATCCTGAAGCAATGTTTGTGTGAGAACACTGCGTTTCAGCGTGAACTCTGCCATGGttcaccccctcccccttcccccaaATCTGGCTAGGGTTGCAACATTTGCTTTGCAGTCTCTCTTCCAACATCTTCCAACATCAGTTCTTCTGACAGTATTACCAAGATGCCTATCCCCACGAGTGAACAGTATCAACACACTATGATGCTGCCACCCCCATACCTCaccagagagagatggtgtttcTCCAAGCATGCGAGCAGGTTCAGCACAGTGCAGATATGCATTTTAATGGTGGGTTCCCCTGAGTTTCAGCACAGTGAAGACATGCATTATGATGGTCCGTTCTCCTGAGTCTGGATTTACAGCCTTGGCAGCTATAGCTGGTACCTGGTACCACACTCTGCCAAGTGATGAACAGGCTAGAAGGTGCTGTAAAGCGCACGCAAAAAACTTCTACCCTGCTCTTGCCCACTCTGCTAAACTCTAAATTTACAGTTTGCTCTGAGACCATGGTCCATAAAACactgaacaaaacaacattaaaacatgtttaatgATGTATGTATTTTGACACTCGGCAGAAAAAATGTGCTTTAACTCTCCTAAGCTCAAAAACAGGCGAGTCCCTGTAAAAATCTGTGAGTTTACTTTAAGATTTCTAGTTTCCTTGGGTGCATCATGTCCTGAGTTGAACCACTGCTCTGACTGTGGTGAAGTGTGGCCAACAGGAAACCTGCTGGAGAGCCAGTAGCCAGTGCCACAGGCTTGGTTTAGTCCGACATCAGCATGCCACAGATGTGATGACTCTCGAAGGGGCCTGCGGCTTAACTGCAGAATGAGAATCGGACCTGTTGACAGACAGTTCATTGCTCAACTGCAAGCTACCTCAGACATTGTACCCTTTTAGCACGACAGAGAACAGACCACAAACCTGGTCACCTGTCTACACCCCCCTGTCCTGTAATTTCTGACCTGTCACCCCCTGTAGTGCCAGGTCAAAAATAATTTttcgatttttcacatagacctctgtttctcgaggtcattGAGTACCgtcggtacaaaaaaaaaaaccctaaaaCAATCagtgctacctagctcgagttgctacagccaacagctagagtcGCCATACGAAAGAGAAAAGCTACCGTGCTACACTCATGGGGGCATGTTCCTAAACCACATGTTCATGTCCACAGAGTGTAGTAGGGTGACAGTCGCAggggaagcttcctctgaacctgctggtccTCTGGAGAGACCTTTCAGTctcccagaggggagtggggtgaacagtctgtggttggggtaaGAACGGTATTTGACGATGCTATGTGCTTTACACAAGCATCACTTGCTTTGGATGGCGTCGAtagaggggagtgaggaaccggtgatgcgttgggcagttttcatcaccctctgcagtgctttccggtcagATGCAAAGCAGTTGCACCATACGGTTACACAGTGGTGAGGATGCACttggtagaagttcaccaggatctgaggggACAGGTGGACCTTTtttagtctcctcaggaagaagagatgctggtgagccttcttgatcagggtagaggtgttgagggtccaagagaggtcctcagggatgtggacacccagaaacttaaAGCTGGTGACACGCCTCAGTCCCGTTGATGaggatgggggtgtgtgtgccagcTTTAGACTTCATGTAGTCCACAAttagctctttggtcttcttggtgttgaaaGCCAGgttgttaggtgctggacctcctccctgtaggtcGTCTCATCGTTGTTGCAGATGAGACCAATCACCATCGTCTGCAAACTTGGCAATGGTATTAGAGACATGTGcaggtgtgcagtcgtaggtgaagagggagtaaaaCATTATGTACTCTCACAGCaccccttttgtgtgtgtgtgtgtgtgtgtgtgtgtgtgtgtgtgtgtgtgtgtgtgtgtgtgtatgcactggATTTTGTGTGCGTACTGAATTTgagtactgtattttatttcattttgcattgtatttgtttgtgtgatttACATTTGAACACTAGATGGCGCATTAGAGCTTTCGTCCTAATGGAAGTTTTCAAATAGCATTACTAAGATCCTGCCACAGGGTGGGGATATTGATTCATGAAACCAGAAATGTCCTTTGTTTGCAGATAAACGAATGGCTGTATTTTGTTGTTGAAAAAAGATAATTCTTAAACATATGGACTTCCAAGACAGCCATGATAAAAACACCTATTCTCAGAAATCGGCCTCGACATCAACTGGCAGCTTGGCACAGGTAGGCTATACTCCGTTAAGTTGGATAAGACGTATGCAGGAAGTTGGACGTGTTTAATTTCCTGAGACTTGCTGTGAGGAGATCTGGGCATCACATATGGCACCTCACAACTCCCTGTGCACACACCCTGGTAAATACAATGATGGAGTTTGTAAATGGGAAAACTCACAGCTTGGTCttctaaaaacaaataaaaagaaaggaaaacatcataaaaaaaaacaccagagGCTGTTTCTGTCCCTGTCCAGAGTTAAAGTTTGTTATGAGAAGGCACGAGAATAACAATAAGAGTGGCTGACGGCTGTGTTATTTGAAAGGGTTAAAGCAATATCAGTGCTCTTTCGGTTAGAAATAAATTTTCCTCTAGAGAACCTACACTGGGATCCATTCCATAAATGACCACAAAACGGATAGTGATGGCCGTTAGCCATGTAGCTAACACTGTGCTAAAGTGCAATATTATGCAGTCTAATGCAGATGAAGAGTCTAAGTTCAACACTTTCATGTCATACAAATGCAAATATATTTTCATCAGTAGGAGATAACTATGTACTAGTATAACTAACTACTGTATTTTTTTCCCAGATTAAAATCTTTCTCAAGCATGCTATTTATCCACCTGCACTGTTTCCTGAGTTCAGTGCACCATACTTTGCTGGGTTCTTAAGCTGTAGTGTGTGAAAGTAGTGGGCCTATTCTTCTACAGCCCTTTTGACGGCTTGCTATGCTTTAATTATATCTACTAACATTGTTTTTTGAAAAATTATGGGTTGAGGGGAGGTGGTGCGAATCATTTTGCGGAAGAACAttgaattgctttaaaactgtCATCTCTTCACAATCATGCAGACAATAATGATCCTTGGTCTCTAAGCCTGTTAAATTCCAGGATGAGCAATttagggtgggagggagggagagagagagagagagagagaggagaatgtgggggagagacagaaagctgggagggagagtggagtggagagcaaagggaaattatttctctgtGAAAGAGGTTCTGAATCATTAGGTACAAAGGAAGTGCTTCTGTTAAGGGACTAATTGAATGTCAACGTGAGCCATCGTCCACAATCTCAAAGCACAGCATCAGCAATACCAGGTGGGCGGCTGAACAGCACAAAGTTTGGGGAGATGAAGCGCTAGTCCAGACGCCGAGTAATCAACTCCGCTTAATAAGGGCTGGAGTGGCTGCTCCGAGCTGGGTGGGCGTCACAGGAGGTCGAcacaggcgagagagagagagagagagagagagagagagaagacagagagagagagcgagagagacagagagggtgggagggaaagagagagggccgGGAGTGGGGGTGGTCTCActagggttacacacacactggcagaagTTAAGTGACTCAATTAAAACAAATGAAGACACAGGCTAAAACATGAGCACAATGGCTCCTTAACAGCACCCCCAAATGCCCTATCCGCTTTCATAACAAGAAAGGAGAAGACATGATACAGCAAAATAGGGGTGTAAATCGGAGCCTTCATGACGATTCGATACGATATCGATTTCTTAAGCCAGCGATTTGATTATTTTCGATACTTCAGAATTCCCCACGATACGATTCGATACGATTTAATACTCGATATCTATTAAGTTTCAAATaaatcaacaaaaaataaataatttgccTTTTATTGAGAATACAAAATTATATTCACATGATGTAAATATTACAACATAGCTTGTGCTCAATGTACTGCAAATAGAACAGTTACTGCTACAGTTAAAAAGAGTAAAATAAAGTGCAAGTAGCTAAATTGTAATtagaacaaaataaaataataacgtcTAATGCTTACTCTGCAGGTCTAGTATGGCCAATTAGCCTATTCACTGTAGCCTGTGTTCTTCCTCGACAGTCGCCACTAATACCATAGCGTCTTTTCTGGCGGCAAAATAAACACATTGATCGATACTCTTGCGGACGATCGATGCATTGAATCGTCGGCTGCATAATCGATGCATCGATACGAATCGATTAATATTTACACCCCTACAGCAAAACTGCAACAACCAAAGAAATAAGCAATTTACTGGTACTGAACTTAATGCAGAGAATAGCAATAGAACTGAATTGTCCCCATAAATCCTTAGGCAACTCTGAGGCAACGGGCCATTTGCCTGTCAAGAGATTTGGTTTTAAATCTCCAACTCGGTCGTGTTCAGACAAGGACAGGCGGTAAGATGAAAGAGAGTTTTGGCGggctttttgttgttgtttctagtccactctccatctctgctTGACGGTTAAGTGTGTCCACAGCTGAGGGACTGTGAGGGAACAGGCTGCGGTGACAGCCACTAACAGCCCATGATGGGAACGCTCAACCCGCCACTTCTCATTTCGTCAGATCGCCGCTTTATTCATGTGCCACCTGCTAAAACAACGATGTAAGGGGCGCGATGGAGGAACAACAAACCCAcggtaaaaataaacaaaaacatgcacagATGACGCAAGCCCACGCCCACGCATCCCTGACTAGAACACTTCCAAGTAAGGAAAGTCTTTTAATTTGAACGCGAAAAAAGGCACATTTGGTGAGTTGAAATTAAGGTTGGGAATCAAGGCTGTCCTAAATATAGGCACAAAGGTGAAAGCTACGGGCCATTGCATACAGTATGACCCTTGAGGACCAGCTAGCGGGGGTTTGGACTGGTCTGAGGCTGGGGAAATTCCAAATGGCTTATGAGGTCCTGGCGTGGACAGTGCCCGTGGTTGGCAGGTTAATTGGGGCGTTATATGTACTAATGCCAGCCAGGACAGGTGCATGGTGAGCAGGTTGGGACAGGCAGGCACTTTCTCTGCCAGCTGGGAAGAGGgagatgggtggtggtggtgtgtgtgcgtgtgtgtgtgtgtgtgggggggtcgaTAGGGGTGAGGAGGGTGGGGGCGTTGTGGGAGCTGAGCGGGAGTGTGCAGTGGGTGGAGAAAGTGTGTGGTGGGCGGAGGGTGTGTGAAAGACGGACAGCCACAGGTGTCCTCTTGTCTCTGGGTGAAAGTGTCAAAAGTGCTGAGCGAAGAGCGTCTGTTgcacccaccccctccacccccctcaaAAAAACTGGACAGAACCGGTCATCTGTCCTGTCTGTCGACCCCAACATGCCCCCCCAGTCCTGTTCTTAGCGGGGGGGTTGTGCCACGTTCCAGGGGTGCCACTCATAGCAGAGATGCCAGCAGCGCTGCATAGTTCTCCACTGACATCAGAGCTTAGCAGAGCGCGGCGAAGACCAGCCCACTGTCAAACACCTGCAAAGCTGCATCATTTCATTGCTGCTGGGAGTGGTAAAAAACACACTGAATACACTGGACAAAAACTCACCCTCTTGCGAGGCAAAGCCAAAATTGACTGCCTTTGGAACTAAATAATCTCCAAAAAAGGACTTCATTGCTGACCATGGACACAAAACATTACTTAATTCTGTTTGAGAATCTGTAGCTGcaatattattgttgttgttattattattattattattattattattattattattattattgcagtagtagtagaagtatagtagtagtagtagtagtagcagtgatagtagtagcagcagtagtaatagtagtggtATTAGTGATATTGTGTTGGTGGGTCTCCATATCTATCTGGTTCCAGTAGCCTAAATACCGACCAGTAAACAGATAGATGGCAGAACACGCAGTTTAGTTGGGAGTGGCTGCCCGTGAGTATTAGTTGGTTCCAGGAACACTTAACTTGCAATTTGGCACTTGTTAAGCCCTTTTAATGTGGACGGAATGATACATTACGGACAGGCGGGAAAGgtcagtgtgactgtgtgtgggaAGCTGAGATGCGTCCAACAGAGCACAGCACGGCACAGCTCAAAGCCTAAAAACAGCACATTAAATTCATATTAGGAGCTCGGGTAGGGCCGTTTTGTTAATGAAGACGTTAAATTGGGGCATATGCAGTTGTTCCCACCGCCGTGTGGCTCAGGACCGATGTTGTAACACGACACTTCACTACGAGGAGAGTGCAGTGTAGTCGTCGAAGAGAAAGGGGGTCAACGCACTTATGGTAGAAA
Coding sequences within:
- the LOC125306008 gene encoding cortexin-2; its protein translation is MAESLHSSTLSASGGGSPHMSTFLTLEQRAAFVFVLLLFIFLGLLIVRCFRILLDPYSSMPSSTWTDYMEKDTFDYRIV